In Coffea eugenioides isolate CCC68of chromosome 4, Ceug_1.0, whole genome shotgun sequence, the genomic stretch TGATAGCTGATCTGGCCAAGGCATCCACTGGGTCTACACATTTCTTGAGAAGAGGATCATCTGGAGGCAAAAGGCCTTGCATGTCATCAGAGGCAAGGATTATAGTGTTTACGGCTCTCACCAGAAGTACTTGCAAAGCAATTCTGAACAAATTTTGAGCTCCTTCAATGTCTTTTCTGATTAAAGCTTCCATTGCTGGGAGTACAGTGTGTTCCATGGTAGCTTTATCCGGCACCATGACCTCAAACCCCTGCATTAATAAGCTCAGGATTTTGGAAATACACACGTTTTCATCAGCATGAAAGGTAAGGGCCTAAAAGGCTAGCAGAGTTTTCAACCAGCAATAGACGCGCCTCGGTTAGAACCTCACTAGCTAGATGCGTCATTGCCCCAAGCGCAAAGATAAAGGCTAGCAGATTTTCACTTCCAATTCGAACAGATGAAATGGGCACATTCCATAACTACAAGCCAAAGCATAACAAACAGACAAAGCATAAAAGCATCAACTGCCTACAGATGTTTGCTCTGCAGGATACTTTCATCTTGCACATAGAAGTCTATTACTCACTGCTCCCTGCCTTAAGTTTTAACATAGTATTAGATAGAAGTTGTCAGAAGGCTTTTAGTTAAAAAGCCAGACTAGTCGTCTAACTAAGACTTGCTTGCTATGTGTAGCACCATCACAAGAGAGACGTTATTAAGAAAACCTATCGAAGTAAATTATGCAGTCAAGAAAGTAAATCCTGTATATTAAGCCTGAAATCTATAGCAGGCAAAAGGCCACATCGGAGTAGCTTATAACTAACAGCATTAGTCATGTGCAATCACCAAACATTAACATTAATCATGCAACATTTGCAAGGGTTACACAACTAAATTGTGGTTCTTTATTGTCATTTGGAACTCATGAAGCTAGATGCTCGAGAAGTGAAAGGCTTTTTATTGTCCGCTTCACTAATATTGAAGGCAAACATGTACACAAATGTATGTCAACTTTCAGAAGCATTTCATGCAAAATTTCTTTATGATCGATTATTATAATAACAGGTAGCATTAATCCATGCTTAAGGCAGAAATCTCAACACAGAGCATCATTTCAGTAGTCAGTACATATTTTTGTTCAACCTAAAATTCACcccaaggggaaaaaaaagaataaaaaatggagaaaagggacagaaaacaagaagaaaagacaCGCACTAGATGGAAATACCTCATTTTGAAGTTTCTTCTGATAAAATCCGGCAGCTAACGTCGCATCACTTGCAATAATTCCAATGCGTAGTGGACTTCCAGCTTCAAGAGGCTTCATTTTTGCTTCCTTTAGCTCCTTGGCAACACATTCGCCTATATGAAGAAAAGGTACAGAACATCCTTCTGCAACCTCGTCATACCATGAATGGGATACATGACAAGGCGTCACAATGCAACCAGCTCCAGAATTCTCCAGAAATATTCTCTTGGTTCTCAGATTTGAAACAGCTGGACCATGATCCTTAGCTCGATGTTCACCCTTACTAGTAAGGAAAGGCAAAGAACTCCTTTCGTGGAACAAAAGCTCCTTGCTTAGTACTGGATCAGAGCAAAGAACAAAAGGGATGCTGCTACTCTCGGCATCCTTCGAACTCCAGTCCACCAATTTCTTGGCAAACTTCACAGTGGATACAACTGAGGCACCACCAATAACTCCTACTGAGTTGCGAGAAAGCAATGAACCACCACCATCTATTAGAGCACTAGTTGAGCGAGAATTCTTGCTaaagtccagtagatcaccgctttcttcaatttttgggATAATAGAAGATGGAGATAAAGCAAGAACAGGATTTCTCCTGACCGTGTTCTGACTTCTCTGCCTGCTTATAAAACCCAAAGCATGAGATGGATGATTCAATGACTGAAAAGAGGCTGCCATGCTTATCAATATCAAAGCAGAAGAGAGTACCAGAAAGGAATTCTGTTTAACTTTGGCCTGTTATGCGCTAAACTCTGTGAATTCTTCTGCAAGAACCCAAAGCTAGGCGTATCCCAAATTTTATACGAATCCAATTTGGCTAAACTTCCTTGCGCCCTCGTAAAAAGACTGCTCCTTTTGGCTTTGCATACAAAATCTCAAAAGCAGGCGCTCCAGAACTTTGATTTCCAGCCTCTAGAGCCCCATAATCTGGTCAATTTGAAGTTTTATTAAGCCCTTAAATAAAAAATTCCACCCGGATTCTTGTACTGTTGAAAGGGATACCTAGAAAACGGGTCCAGGCTCAGCCTAATTAAAACTCAGCAACGATTCTCTCAATTTCCATATCTTTCTGCTTCCTGAAAGCCAGCTTTTGATTGTATCTAAAATCTTTAGACCCCCAAATAGCAACCTTCAATCAGATGACAGCTCAAACAGCCACCAAATCTTTTCTTTCGGAATTTCAGAGGCAAAACTCCCAAAAGAAAGCATAAATCTCTGTGTGTTTATTCTACAGCAAAgcagaaaaggaaaatattaaACATTTAAACTTGAAAATGCGGAGTGGGCTGGCAAGCTCCTAGTACGAGAGACGTTACTTCTGTATACACTATAAACAAACCAATTACAGATCATTCGTGGCAAAACTCAACTTTGGAATGTTTGTGTAATGGTCTATCTATCATGTTTTTTGGTCTAGAAAAGCGAATTACTTAAACAATAACTACAGGACAAGATTCATTGCTAGTTTTAGAGATCTTACATCATCGAGCATGCTTTGATGTTGGGCGATAGTGCAAGTGGGGACTGGCCTAATTGGACGAGGTATGGTAAGGGTGATGGGTCTTGAATCTGCATGATTAATGAACGTTACAGGTCCCAACCAACTTGCTGCTGTCAATGGTTGTCTTTGGATAGAGTAATTATTTACTGCATAAATAATTCCTACAGCTCATCATCAATAACTTAGCTCGATTGGCTTATTATCGAGATAAGGGTTCTGTTGGTTGAAAGATTAAACAGTTTACGGCCCGATTTAGTCAATATTTATTTATGCAGTTTGCATATTCTTTCTTGGAACAATAAGATTATGCCTTAATATACTAAAAACAGCTTGTCAAATAAGCTCCAAAATGGAACAAAAAGACTTCACAGAAGTCTGAATGTCAATCAAACCACCTGGCAACATTTAAGACTGATACTCCAGTCTCGGTGATATCACGGCATTGTACAAAAGCTTATATGTTACAAAATTGTAAATAGCTAGTGAGCACATGATGAAATGAATCAGGAAATGGAACCAATTTTCGTTTACAAGCCTTGTGGCACTAGTTGATGCTCTGTCAGAATAAGCTACAGCTAGATGGGAAGTGAAATACACACCGGCTAACTTGAGATGACCATTTGTGTCAAAGTAGACGGAATACTACTGTCTTGGTTTGGGCTAATTCGCATAGTCAGAAAGTTAAAATAGAGGCAGCAAAATGGCAATGCCTTGACAAGTCCATTTCCCCTCTTCTGCATCATCTTTGtgaaaaaaatccagaaatgtAAAACAAGAAGTTATCAACTCATTTACGCTTTGCTTTTGAATGCCTGAGCGGATGAATAATATGTTTAACTTTGCTACTGCGGATTAGCTTTCTGACATCCCCTCTAATAGAAAAGAAAGCAGAAAGCACAGCAATGTACATTGAACGGTACATGCAAACTTCTTTAGAAGGATCGTTAGGCGCATGCTTTCCAAAATTGACTTCCCTGGCAATTCCCAAAATGATGAGCATTACCCCAAAGAGGCTCATCCTTCCAGATCTCATTAGACCTAGAAATGCTCCAGCTAAAGAGAAGTAGCTTCCTGCAAGAACCTGCATGGCGCAGAAAGTAACCGCGTCATTAGCTTAAGAAAACAGGTTTCAGAGGAAAAACCAGTGCATTCTTCTCTATTGTGCTGTATCGCACGCGAATGGGATAACACAAACCTCCATGTGCTTGAGATCGATTGTTGACGGCCCTTTACCCATGTTGATGAATTTCCCAGTGCTCAGCAAGTCGTTGTAGGTCGGCatgcttgttttcttggtaaTGGCTTTTGCAATGGCTCCAGGAGACAGAATGATCTTTACTACCACTGTAGGAAGAACCTCACTCGCAATCAGCTGAGAGGATGTCACCTCCATAGGTGTTTCGCACATGCCAATTCTACATGGGAATCTGAGGTCAAAAGTACAATGTTTCAGAAATCAAGCGATCTTCAGTTGCAGCCCCTActggaaatttgaaaaatgcagGTGACAGAATTCTCAGCACTACATTTGACATTGGTATCAAAAACAGTAGAGGCGGATAAGTACTGCAGTAGTTagtttctctctgtttttttaattttctttttagtgcAGCACTTCTTTGAGCGCTGATTGGTTTTTCACTATATCATtacctttcctttttttttttcattcaactaACGTCAAGCTCTTCACAAGAAGCATCAAGTCAGGGTACTGGGGACAATAAATGGGAAAATCATCAAGAAATTGCCCCAGAGCTGTGATCTAGCTCGACAACATCCCGTCTCTAGATCTAAATCTTAcaatttgaattgaattctaTCCAATAATTCAAATTGATTGATGTATATGTTATGATTTTTATAGGATAAATTTGCACAAAATAGGCGTTAAACTTGAATTTGCAACTCATCCATTTATACCGGACAGAATTCAACTTACGAGACTCCAAATCCTCCCTCCCTTAGCTCGGAAGGTTCAGGACTTACACAAGAAGATGCATATAATTGATCCAATATCCATCCACAGGCTGGAATCTCAATCAACAAAAAGAGCACTGGTCCAGAGGAGCAAGGATGGCCGCCTAATAGTAATAGTACATGGGATTATATGGCATATCTTATAATTGTCAAAATTCCCAATGACATGATTGCTTTGGGAGCTAATCTTTCAAAATAAGGGGACCCATTACATAACATTGAATGATGTGCTACGTCTTCAGGGAAActaataaaacaataaaagaaggacccaacaaattttttttttttaaaaaaaaaggaaaagattgaATCAAATAATTGGGCGTAAGCAGGACATGGTGACATATTAAAGATGCACGCAGTAAATAACCTGAAAAGAGGAACTTGGAAAATAATGAGGAGGAAATAAATTTGAGAAGCGACGCGAGAAATGATCCTGGCCCATTTCTTTGACAACGACGCCATAGCCAATTGCCCGATGAGATGATAAGTCTGGTACTTTgtacttttcttcctttcccGCAAATAGCAAATTCACGACCCGACGACAGTAAGGCCATGTTTGGTTCCCATTTCTATTCTGTCGTGAATAGCGACGTGTCCTcgtgatttatttattttttgggggTTGCATTACCACCATTCGCTTGTTTGTGGGTTTCGCCTTTCATAATTCTCATCATCACCTGCATTCATTCATGTCCTCCTAAATCTAATCCGAATTgttgtttgatttttttgtcAAACACCGATTGTTGTTTTTCAAAACGAGTTTGGATAAGCTTTCAACTTTCAAAACTTACGCTAGATCCTTTTGGACGAACTTTGTGATTAAGGAACTCAAATATTTTGCCGTTTTCAACAGATAAACCTCTATCATGATTTTTAGTCGCTATTTTTTGTCGTTTTTCATCAGAGTTCTTATCGAATATCCAATGACCAATAGATGCTTGTAGTGTCGGAAACCATCTGCGTAGCTTGCGGCTGTTAACAACCTTTAGGCAAAaattcattcctttttttttttttttttttattattatggGGGCATATATATGCACCATGAACTTTCCTCAAATATCTTCTACTGAAGTGTGTGATAGTTTAACTATTGTAGCTGCATTTCTTTGATCTCAAACGGCAACTCGGTTCATTGAATCTTGGGTTAATGATGAAATTCCTTCCATGAATGGGACCCGATAGTTTCCACTATCGCAGGTACAAAAATAGAAGAGCAGAAGAAGCTCTGTAGCATCTTTGACAATTGATGGATGCAGAGTAGAGTAAATGATGAAGAAGGCATTTCAATTTTCATCATCATATTGATCGGTCCAAAGAACAAATCCCGCTGCGGCCAACTcagaatttaaaattcaaatcacAAAAGGCACAAAGGTAGATTTAGTATTGAATTGAGCGCTCCCATGTGACTGCGAGTCAGATTTTCAGTTCATGTGGTCACACATCCCTATGCAAAAATCCCGCCCTCACATTCACAATGATAAGGGAATGCACTAAAATAATTGTCCCAGTCCCAGCCCACCAATAATTGAAGTTTGTGCCACATAACATATTGTTGCCTGTTCATTCTTCCTCCGTGCTCTCTTTAATTTCAGTATGTGGAGCAACCTTCCCTTTGATCTCCTAGCTAACGTCTTCTCCTTCCTTTCCCCTGACTCCTTGGCCTGCGCCAAATCCTCCTGCCGCCATTGGCATCAATGTGCTAGGTACTTCGCCACGCAGGAGTCGCCGCGGCGGCATCCACCATGGTTCATAGCCTTGCCTAATCGCAG encodes the following:
- the LOC113767332 gene encoding uncharacterized protein LOC113767332; the protein is MAASFQSLNHPSHALGFISRQRSQNTVRRNPVLALSPSSIIPKIEESGDLLDFSKNSRSTSALIDGGGSLLSRNSVGVIGGASVVSTVKFAKKLVDWSSKDAESSSIPFVLCSDPVLSKELLFHERSSLPFLTSKGEHRAKDHGPAVSNLRTKRIFLENSGAGCIVTPCHVSHSWYDEVAEGCSVPFLHIGECVAKELKEAKMKPLEAGSPLRIGIIASDATLAAGFYQKKLQNEGFEVMVPDKATMEHTVLPAMEALIRKDIEGAQNLFRIALQVLLVRAVNTIILASDDMQGLLPPDDPLLKKCVDPVDALARSAIKHARSAEIAT
- the LOC113767910 gene encoding uncharacterized protein LOC113767910, with protein sequence MASLSKKWARIISRVASQIYFLLIIFQVPLFRFPCRIGMCETPMEVTSSQLIASEVLPTVVVKIILSPGAIAKAITKKTSMPTYNDLLSTGKFINMGKGPSTIDLKHMEVLAGSYFSLAGAFLGLMRSGRMSLFGVMLIILGIAREVNFGKHAPNDPSKEVCMYRSMYIAVLSAFFSIRGDVRKLIRSSKVKHIIHPLRHSKAKRK